The Muntiacus reevesi chromosome 5, mMunRee1.1, whole genome shotgun sequence genome segment GGTATAGCCGTTGGTGGGGagtaggaggtggggaggggcactGCACAGCCAACACAGGGAATCTGCCCGCACCCCTCCTGGGCTGAGGGCACCGGTCctgactctgtgtctgtggagGGTCCTCCTGGCCAGGGACACGTGTGCACCAGAGCCTCACAGGCTCACAGCCCCGGGACAGCTGTGCTGTCAGCAGGTGGGGTGCAGGCGGTGGGGGGGCAGTGGACCTGGCGTCTGGGCAGATGAACCCTGAGAAGAAGGGGCTTGTTCAGGGTAACTCTAAGCAAGGGCAGGAGACAGGCCGCAGAGGCGCCAACAGGAAGCAGAGAGCGGGGCCTCGGAGCTGCGGCCTCAGGCCAGGCCCTGTAGCACCGTGTGGGCGGCGGGTGGCCCGAGACTGTGGGGCTGAGGATGCTGCAGGCTGGTGGGGTGAGGGTGTGGGTGGGCGTGGGATTCTGGAGCCCGGGACAGGGGTTCGCACGAAGACTGAGAATGAATCAAGCCCCTCCGGGGCACCACAGGGGAGGGACCATGGAGGGATCGCGGTCAGCACGTTTTCTGAGGTCACCTGGTAGCCGACCTTTTAGGTTGCTTTGACTGTTTCCATTCTTCTATTTGTCAGtctgttctctttgtttttccttttcagaaagcAGGGTAATCCAAGTAGACAATTCATTTTGTCTTTGCCCATGTTAAGGTTTTGTATGAAAGTTATTGCAAAAGTTATAAGCATGATAAACCCACACAATAAGTTCACCCCCAGTTCCCAGATTCCTTCTCCGACCCCAGCTGCTCCTTGGCAGGCGCCTGCCTTTGTTTTCCACCCAGGCCGCTCTACCTGGAACCCTGACCCCACATAACCTCCCAGACCCCGGCTCTCTCCCTGGCAGCCTTCTTGCATGGAGGCTTCCCGAAGGTGACCTGATAAAAGATAAATCAAAGTCACTTCTACTGGCCTGAGAGGGCGGGCTCTGTACCCGCCGTGGCCCTTGGGGATGTCCCCAAGGACACTCCGGCCCACCAGCTCTGTTCCCATCCTCCTGCTGCTGGCACAGGCTCTCCTGGTCTCTGCGAGGGTCAGTGTCCTGCTTGTTTTGCCCTGGCCTGGACTCTCAGCCCATGAGGTGACCAACAATAATAGCCACTGGATTAACATAGCAGGCATTGTCTTCCTCTGACCAGAGGGTGGGTATTAGGTGTTCATCCATCATTCTAAAAATAGCCAGTAAACAGGTGCACTCCCCCCCATGCTGCTGGCATGTGACtggagcggggtgggggtggggggccaggggagggggttTAGCACCACCAAGTTCCAGGCTCGGGTGTGgggagccatctgggaaacctgccaggagagggtgtggagcgtCTGTGGACCCTCAAAGTCCACCAGCCCGAGGGTCAGCTAGGGTCCAGGCTCCTCGGTGCACCCCCAGCCCTGATGACCTAAGCCCCAGGGTCAGACACCCTTCTGGGGCACATACCTGAGTCTGAGGTGATGCCCAAACAGCAAGCCTCTGGCCCTCCTGGAGCCCGAGCCGGGGCCTAGTTTCCACACGTCcctgcaagggatgtgggttcagcgAGACAGCTCCCCAGGGCCCCACTCCCACTTGGAGCCCCTCTGGTCTATAGGCTCCCCCTTTCTGGGGCTCTCATCTCCTGGGTGTGGTGCCATGTGCCCGGGCTCCATGTGCCCCTGAGCTGGCACACGAGCGTCTTGGAGCTTGCCGGCTGCCGTGAGCTGCCCTGGCCTGTCTGTGAGGCCATGTGTGGTGGGCAGGGGCAGCAGGCAGGGGAGGGGCACAGGCCTGTTCTATTTTTACCGGCCAGTGGCTGCGGGGCGCAGCTTTCATAGCCTGCCCTCCGCTCTGCCCCCACAGTCTGTAGTCAGCTGCAAGCCAGACTCACCCCTGGAGACCAAGGAAGGTGAGTGTCCCCCACCTGGGCTGTGGCACTGGGGCTTCAGACTTGGAACCGGCCAGTGCCTGGACATCGAGGAGGGTGGCTCCCGCCTGCGCAGCTGGGCTATTGGTGGACTGCCCGAGATGGGTTTGCAGGGACAGCCCGCCGGCTGTCTAGGCTGGGAGCCGTGAGCTGGATTTTCCGGGCCCCTGGGAGCCCCAGGGCAGAGCCTCCAGGACTAGTTTCCACGCGGTCACCCCGTCTGTGGTCTCAGGAAGGAGCAGGGTGCTCTGGGGCCAGAGGGCGCAGACGGAGAGCTTGGGGAAAGGGCAGGGGCGACGCTGTGGGTGGGAGGCAGAgaagccggggtgggggtgggggtgggggcaggacccAGGCGCTGGAAGGCTgcactccctcccctccccaaccgctgaccagggaaaccccagcGCCTCTTTGTTCTCGTCTTTGGCGACTCGCTCAGAGCCCGTTGCTGTCTGCACAGTGGACACAACAGGAGCAGGCAGAGCGCCAAGCCGGCTCCAGGGCAGAGAGCGAAGGCAGAGGGCCCCGAGGGGGCTCTTGGAGGGGGTCATGGGGACTGAAACCTGGGTGGGCTCTCTAACTGGGGTGCGGGGCGTGAAGTCCGCTGGCCGGGAGCCTGCCCCAGGCCCTGAGGGCGGGCTTTCCTGCTCAGTGCTGGGGGCTGCAGAGCGGCACAAACCTCGCTGGGGGCCTGGAGCCCTGCAGCGCCCTTGAGCTGGGGTCCAAGGTTAGGGAGGCCGGGGTTGAGGGCGGACACGAGCCCGAGGGGAGTGCTCAGTCCTTCCCCTACGTGCACAGCCACGCACACGCAactcacatgcctcatggccacaGACACGCAGCCTCAGCCTCCGCTCCCGCGGTCCTTATCTCCCCCCGCCGTGGGGGCCGGGCATGCGACCCCCACCGCGGAGCTGCCTCCTCCGCAGTTCTTATCACTGGTCCCGCTTGTTTTCCAGGGGACCTGTCAAGGAGTCCCGTCCCGCGGGTGTCGAGCCGCACAGAGGTCCCTCGGCCTGGCATTTGTCAGcaggcaggctgggggtgggctgTGGCTGGCCGGGCAGGCAGTGGGCCCCTGGGAGGCGTGGGCATGTCCACCTCAGGGGGGCTCTGTGTCCCCGGGGCTGCTCACCGGGGGCTGTGATGGATGACAGCCAGGGAGGGGGTGCTCTCCCCAGCCGCCCTCCGCTCTGGACCTCCTCAGAGGCCCCAGAATAAACAGCTGGCGATAAAATCTAACTTCAGCCAAGCATCTCGGGAATGTGCAGGCTGCTCCGCTCCCCTCTGTGCCCCAAGGTGACAGCTGAGGCTTCAGGTCACATTCCTGCAGCCCAGCGGCAGGGGCCCACAGACTTTCTGACGGGGGAGTCGGCGGGGGCAGCCCCCACCTGGGTGTCACGGGCACAGGGGAGCAGGAAGGACGGAGGCAGAGGTGGACGGCTCTGGAGGAGATCCCATGGCCGCTGCACTCCCCCGCTCACTCCAGGTCCTGGACAGAATCCAAACTCCCGACCCTGtggcagcccccctccccccatcctccccCCTCCAACCCAGCTCAGGACTCCCGACCTGTCCTGCgcagctgccccccccccccccccccggtcgTCCCTGAATCTGTTGCCCGGTGTCCACCCCCTGCACCGAATTCTCTCTGTTCAGGCTGGCCCCGAGTGTGGACAGCCCGGCTGGAACATGCCCCTTCTATGGCTCAAGGACTCCTTCCTGGATCTGACTGTCAGGCTAAAAGGGGTTCCAGGATCACTGGTCAGGGGGCTTCAAACTGTGCTCCATAGGCAGAGGACCCCACTGTGGAGCATGGGAGTCCTGGGCTAACTGCCACCCCCCAACCAGGGCTGGCTGCTCTGGTGATTTAGCTTGAACAATGGGTTCAAGAACTAAACTTTGAGTGGAAAATAACTTCTCTGATCCCTGATTTTGCAGAGGAAAACGGGCCTGCAGAGGCTCAGGGTGAAACCAAAGTGGGACACAGGGCTTGCCCTTCCCCCTGACCTGACCTGCAGTGCCCcccacagccctgccctgggTGCATCACTGTCCACATGAATGGCGCCCCCTGGACGTGTGCCAGGCGGCAGCTTTTGGTTTTCTGTGCTCACTCTCGCAGACCCTCCCTCTCTGAGCCGTCCATGACCACCTGCTGCCCACAGGACGGTCTGTCTCACCCTGTCATCCAAGGCCCCTGAGTGAGCGCCCTCCAAACACCTCTTCCCTGGATGCCACTCGGGCCCCCACAGGCATCAGTTAACTTTTTCTGGAAAGGAGCAGATAGGAAACACTTTAGGCTTTGTATGTTACATATAGTTCTGTCACATATTCTTTGTTTTACAATCTTTCAAGCAAAAACAGGCCGTTCCTGACCTGTGGGCTGCGGTTTGCAGATCCTGACCCTACACACCCACCCAGCAGAACCGCTTTTGGTTCTTCTGTTACTTATTTGCCTTCATGAGTTTTCTGTCCTTCGTGTATGAACGAGGAAATGAGTAGACCGAAAAAGAGTGAATGGACAAGTGTGTGCCGCCTCCTGACCCACTGGGGGGCGGTATGTCTGTTCCTGCTGTGGACTCTCTCTCCCAGGCTGGGCGGCTGACACAGCCCCAGGCCCAGCCAGTGCGGGTGGGGCAGGAATGGTGCGTCTCACTCATCAGTGGTTCCTTCCGCCCCAGGTGCCAACCGTCCATCACCATGCCAGAAGTGTAAGTAgtcccctgccccttcccagggTTCAAGAAGGCGTGTCCTTTTGCCTCAGACTTCAGATCATCTGTTCAGTCCCTGCAGCAGTTCCCCGGGAGGCCAGATCCTAAAACAGGGACAGTGCTGCATGCTGGGGTCCTCAGGGCCCCCACAAGTGCTCCCAGGGTTTGAGCAGAACTCCTCCAGGTTGCCTGCATCTCAGAGCCCGTCTGTGCTGGTGAAATGGGTGGACCATAAGCCGTGACAATATCACCCAGTAGATGAACAAAGCTTGGGGAGGTTCCGGCCGAGCTGCCGTCTGAGCACCCAGGACGGAAGCTTTTGCAGCCCGGCCCCCCTCGAGGACCCCATTCTCCCCACCGTAAGATGACTGGTATTTCCCAGCGAGGGGATGCAGCAGCCCCCGGAGCCTGTGGCTTTTCCTCCTCGGAGTGGCCCCTCTGCGAGGTGTCTGCTTTCTTTCTGGGGCGCTGTCCCAGCGGCCCTGTCCCAGCCTGTCCCCGTGGTCTGTCCCCATGGAAGCTGAGCACTGTCCACACTCACTCTGTTTTCTGCTCCTCTCTGCCCCTGGCCTTCCTGTGACGGATGCCCGCAGCGAGGTGAGTGAGACCCGGGCTATCTTCGTCCTGGTTGTGTCTTCAGTTGGGTGATGGGGTGTGGGGTGGGCATTTAGGGAGAGCAGAGGGCTTGGGAGAAGCCCTTGGGGACACCCCTGGGGAGGGGGAGTCCAGCGGCTGAGCAAACTCGCTGGATGTGGGGCGCCTCAAGGTCCGGGGGTGGGGGCCCTGTGCACGACGCCCCTCCCTGAAGGTGGTCCTGAGGTTGGGACCAGTGTGACTGCACGCACACTGAACACCTAGCAGTTCTGCCTCGCCGGGTCTGAGAGTGCTCCAACCCTGGCGGGCCATCCTGTCCCTGCAGAGCAGGTCCTGAGCAAAGCCACACTTGCAGGGTGGGAGGAGATCCTCCTCGGATTAGCCCATGCCCCGCCCCCACTACCCACAGGACGTTGAGGGAGGAGCGAGGGCCCTTGCCCCGCCCCTCAGGTCTTTGCCCCGCCCCCGCGGCAGTCCTGGTCCATTCAGGCTGCTAAGGACACAGGCTCTGTTCAGCCAGGGTGGGCAGCTGTGGACCCAGGGCTGGCCGACAGAAATCAGCAGTAGGATGGACGGGCGCTGGGCAGAGGTTCTCAGTGAGAATCGGAGAGCCTGGCTTTCAGCAGTTGTGGGAATCTCGGAGTGTTGCTGAGGCTTGTATGAATGTGAGTCCCTGGTGACTGACAGAGTGCAAGGTGGCCCCAAGCTCCCCACGTGGTGGGGAGACAGCACTGTTGGGAAGCGATTTCAAGGGTGAGGGACAGTGGACACTCAGGCTGGCGATGACCTTAGCCACAGtccacccctggcaaccacactGACTGGACCCCAGTCAGACCCAAGGCTTtcccagaggaggagacagaccACACTGAACGGCAGATTAGAAGCTTGCTCCAGGTTCCAAAGCCCATTCGTTTACTCCCATGGGGACTGCTCATGGCCCATCACTTCCACCTTATGCACATGAATGGCAAAGCGAGCTGTGGTCCAGGGTCAGTCCAGCAGCTgctggtgggagtggggttcgtGATCCTGTGTCCAGGAGGGGACAGGAGCCCTGGGAGTCAGAGGTGGAGAGCTGACCCCTTCGCTTTCCTGGAGAATGCACCTACAGGGCTGAGACCTATTAGAACCTATCTAGTCAGCAAGAGATGCCAAAGATTTTTAATAAGATGAGAAAATACTGCTTTCTGAGAGCAATTACGTGGATGGTGTTGACATCAACAAAAAGTTTGACGACTGAAGAGATAAGCTTCTTCACGGAGGAACTCACAGCTTGCTTCTTTGACGTGAGGTGGAGTTGCCCCCAGAGCCGCGGGCCATCCTTGCTGCCCAAGGCCTGCGCCTGTCCAGACCTCACTCTGTCTACAGTCCCTCTGCCGGCCTGGCCGGGGGGAGTGTCTCGGCACCCTGATTCACAGATGAGGGAGGGTGCGCAGACCCCAGGGCCGCTCCGTGTGTTGAAGGATCCACCTCATTGCTCAGGGAGCTGAGTCTCTGAATCTGAGGGGTTAATTCACAGACGGGCACTCAAGGGACCCTGAGACAAGGGTTCTGGGTGCTGAGGGTGACCAGGCAGTGCTGGTCCAGATTTCTGGTTCTGTGCCGTCCGCCTCAgctgtctctcctcctccttctcagaGAAAACCCAAGATCACTGCCTCCCGCAAACTCCTGCTGAAGGTGAGCCGGGTCCTGGCCCTGGGGGAGACAGCGTGGGAGGCAGACGGGTGCAGGGCTCCTCTGAGACTGGGGTGacgggggagggggagatggtggaggaacgGAGGCGCAGCGGAGGGGGCCAGTGGAGACCAGAGCCTGAGCTCGGGGCCTGGGGGGAGGCAGGACCCCTCGTAGGGACAAAGGGCTGCCTCTGTTTTGGTAAGGGTTTCTCTCTCAGGCGCTCTGGGCCCCAAGGATGGGAAATGATAAGAGGAAGGTGGAAGGGCAGTCAGGCCCAGGGTCCGAGCACCCACGTGGTCAGATGCGGTCCCAGGGTCTGGCCTCACGTGGCGCACACACGCCCGCACACGTGCCTTGTGCACACGTGCCTCctcgggggcggggccagggccgGCTCAGCCTGGGGCCCGCCTTCCCCGGCGGTGCCCGGATTCTCATCCGGGCTCCGTCCTGCACAGAGCCTGATGCTGGCCAAAGCCAAGGAGTGCTGGGAGCAGGAGCACGAGGAGCGCGAGGCTGAGAAGAAGCGCTACCTTGCGGAGCGCATCCCAGCGCTACAGACCCGCGGGCTGTCGCTCAGCGCCCTgcaggtgggggggtgggtggggggtggggggtgggcggggacggggggtgggggtggggacggggACGGGGTGGGGGTCCGGGGGCCCCGACAGGTGACCGGGAGGGGGGGCAGACCAGCCCATGCTTCCCAGCAGGCAGGTGGGCAGCACGCTGGGGAGGCCCCttctccaggcctgcctgtctTCCCCTGCAGACGGCTTTAAAGTTTTCCTAACATTAATAAGAAGGTAGATACCAGTGACTGCAGAGCAAAGGGGCTGGAAGGGGACAGATCTCCTTTGACTTAGGACGTGGCTGTGAACTGATAAAGCACTGTCAGGTGAAATATCCAAGTGTGAATGTGCGTGGTCTACCCCTCACCCACTGCACATCACAGCTCGCCTGGCCCAGTTTAATACGTGCAGAGCACTCCCGCAGCCAACAGTTGGGTGAAATCAGCTCACAGGAAGCCTATGTTATGATGAAGACTGACTATCTCCTGTTAGTGGTTGTCTGATATGAATGGCTCTGAGTGTGTTGATGGTTCCCTGGGTGAGCCTGGGGCTGCCCTGCTGGCACCGCATGTCAGCCCGAGGAAGGTAAAAATCCAGAATTCCAAAGATGGTTTCTACTGAACGTGCATCAGTGTCTCACCACTGATAAGTTGAACCATCCTTAGACCAGAGACCATCCATAAACCAGGACTTCCAGGTGGtgaagtggtagagaatccgcctgctgatgaAGGAGACtcaagatgtgggttcgatccttgggtcaggaagatcccctggagaatgaagtggcagcccactccagcatccttgcctgggaaatcccatgaacagaggagtctggcgggctacagtccatggggtcagagtcagacatgacttagcgactaaacagcagtcTGTAAATCAAGACGTCATCCATGGTTCCCTCCAACTGGTGGCAGTACTAATTAttcttactttattatttttggttaatacacagttttcaaaattttacaaataaCATATTCTTTTTATCATAAGAAAACTTTCTGGCGATAAGTACATTCAGAAAGGAAAACGAAGGGCTTCCATTCAcagtggcggggtggggggtgggtccaGCAGCCTCTTCAGGTCTCGCTGAGGGTGGGAGGTGGCCAAGGGCCCCAGGCTAAGGGGCGGAAAAGGGTCTGGGGGCTGAGCATTCCTAGTCTTCCTTCTGGATTCCCTGTTTCCCCAGGACCTGTGCCGTGACCTGCACGCCAAAGTGGAGGTGGTGGACGAGGAGCGATACGACATTGAGGCCAAGTGCCTGCACAACACCAGGGAGGTGAGGGGGGCGCAGCcggaggggctgggagggtggggggtgtggCGGTGTGGGGGCCGCTGGGTAGGGAGGTGCACTCTGACTGGCAGGTGTGGACCGGCTCCCCCTCCCACTGCGGACTCTGGAGATGGCGGGGGAGGACAGTCTCACTGATGAAAGGCAGGACTTCCTCCAGCCCTCCAGGCGGGCTCCTCGGTGGGAGAGCAGCCCCCGTTTGCTCACCCACACACATCGTCACAGCCTGGCGATGACAGCTCCCCTTGGGCACGGCCGTTCTGTGCACTGAGCCTGTGACCACCCTGCGCACCTGTGCCCGAAGCGGCGCTTTTATCTGCACCTGACAGATGACGGCCCTGAGCTGAGGTTCAGCGAGGCTGGAAACCTCGGCCCGCGTCACACGGCAGGGGGCCTGGGACGGCCTGTCCCTGACCCCGACTCCGGCGCTCCGTGCTCCCTCAGCTTGGGGCGTGGGAGCGTCAGCTCcaggggggtgggtgggatgcAGGGGGCAGGGCTCCTGCGCCTGGGGTGGGTGGCTTGCGCGAACCTGTCCAGAGGGGCGTGGGGAGGGACCGGAGGAGGACCGCCGGTCTGCGGGTCATGAATCTCCCCAGAATTCCCTCCGAGGGTGCACCCTGGAAACACCTCGGGGCATGGCCCTGCCCTCACTGGGCTGCCCTGAAGGCTCACCGGGAGGGACTTGTTAGAAGCGGGAATAGGAGGACGTGCCCATCCCCCCAATCCAAACGGGGCTTCCAAAGGACACATCCGTGTGTGACCACCACGGCTGACCGCCTTCCCTGTCCGAGATCCACCCACCTCTGTGCCAACAGCACTGGATGGAACATAGGTGTCTGTCCACGAGGTGGCGGTGGTCACGGGCGTCCCTGGGGGCCTGGCCCGGAGCCCTGAGCCACCTGCTCCCCGCAGATCAAGGACCTGAAGCTCAAGGTGCTGGACTTGCGCGGGAAGTTCAAGCGCCCCCCGCTGCGGCGCGTGCGCGTCTCCGCGGACGCCATGCTGCGCGCACTGCTGGGCTCCAAGCACAAGGTGTCTATGGACCTGCGCGCCAACCTCAAGTCCGTGAAGAAGGAGGACACGGAGAAGGTGAGCCCCCGCCCGCACCCAGTGCGGCCGGCTCTGCAGTCCCTGGGGGAGCCCCGCCCCCTGGCAGAACATTCCAGAACCCCTGGGAGActgggcctgggggctgggggctgggggctcggGGCTCCCCGCCCTGTTCTGGGGGAAGGAGGGCTGGGGCTGCCCCGCCTGCCCATCGCCCAGTCTCTCTCGCGCCTGGCGGGCTGGCGCTCAGTCTCTCGTGTGTGGCCCACGCAGGAGCGTCCCGTGGAGGTGGGCGACTGGAGGAAGAATGTGGAGGCCATGTCTGGCATGGAGGGCCGCAAGAAGATGTTCGATGCCGCCAAGTCCCCGACCACCCAGTAGAGGTACCGAGGGCCAGCCCCCTGctcctggccccgcccccagagCTAGTCCcctgcccccggccccgcccccagggctGCAGGGACTCCGCCGACCACCCAGTAGAGGTACCAGGGCCAGCCCCCagctcccggccccgcccccagggcaGCCGGGACTCCAGGCCAGCGCCCCCGGGCTGGGCCATGTGGTCTGAGGAGGGAGCCCTGAAGTGGGCTCAGTTTGGTCCCCAGATGTTCTGGGCACGTCACTCCTGCTTCGGGCCCTTGCCCCCTCACCTGCATGGGGTTGTGTCAGCTCCATGGTTGCCCAGGTGTGCGCCCAGCACCACCTTGGGTGCAGATGACTTGGCCCCTCCCAGGCCCCCTGGACCCCAGACTCTGGGGTGGGGCAGCCCCTGGGTGACTCTTATGTAAGAGCTTAGAACCCGGGCTTCAGTGGCCCCCAGGACCCTCTGGCTCTGATTTTCCAAAAGTATAAGCACTTTTAAATGCCTCCTGGGGAGTCCTGCAAAGTGCCCAGCAGTGGTCCAAGAGAGACAGGGCATCCACTCTCCCAGGAAAATGCTGGAGAAGGCACGGAGTTAGGCCAGGTGACGCCCTGCGTGGATGAGCCGGGGGTACATGCGACAGGCAGGGTCTGTCCGCAGCCCCGTCTTTGGAGAAGGCCCCTGGAGGGATGAAGTCCTCGAAGGGGGGTTTCAGACCCAGGGAGAGCACGTCAGGGGCTGACGGTGCAGCCGAGCTTGGCGCTGGGGATGAGTTGCCAGACGTGGAGAGGACTGCCTCtggccgggcggggcggggaccCTGTGGGGCAGGGGCTGTGGAAGGGGCTTCGGGCTGGGTGAGAGCTGAGGCCCAGCCTGGCGCTGAAGGACCTCCCCCTCTGTCCCTGCAGGCGCCTGGCCCCGCTGTGCTCCGGGCTCCCcgccagccccgccctgcagccCTGCTCGCCGCCTTCCCGCCCCGCGCCGCGGAGCACCCACCTGGTCcacgtctgcctgcctgcctgaacacccctggcagggctggggtgaAGACCTCACCTGGCGGGTGGGCGCCTGGGGGGTCCCGTCCCGTGCCTGCCGCCCGCGGGCGTCACGCCCTCCCCATTAAAGCCAATATCCCGATCCTCCGCGGCTGTGGCTGTGAATAcccgggggaggggaggcggggaggccgTGCTGGGTTTCCTTCGGGAAGACACATACAGAGGCATGCTAAGGGAATAGCACACAGCGCAGCCTCACCCCGGGGGTTCAGCTCAGTGCAGCCTGACCTCCGGCCGTCAGCACAGAACTCAGGGGTTCCCCGCTCCAGCCCCCGGCCCTGCCACT includes the following:
- the TNNI1 gene encoding troponin I, slow skeletal muscle; protein product: MLAKAKECWEQEHEEREAEKKRYLAERIPALQTRGLSLSALQDLCRDLHAKVEVVDEERYDIEAKCLHNTREIKDLKLKVLDLRGKFKRPPLRRVRVSADAMLRALLGSKHKVSMDLRANLKSVKKEDTEKERPVEVGDWRKNVEAMSGMEGRKKMFDAAKSPTTQ